From the Cucurbita pepo subsp. pepo cultivar mu-cu-16 chromosome LG05, ASM280686v2, whole genome shotgun sequence genome, one window contains:
- the LOC111796103 gene encoding AT-hook motif nuclear-localized protein 23-like codes for MAGLDLGNRYIHQLQRHDFNLHHPHHHPDSQSHHEDESDQPLDFVSAAPAATDMAVSRRPRGRPAGSKNKPKPPVIITRESANTLRAHIFEVGSGCDVFDSIAIYARRRQRGICILNANGMVTNLNLRQPTGTGAVLNLQGRFEILSLTGSFLPPPAPPGATSLTIYLAGGQGQVVGGNVVGELVAAGPVTVIVASFANVAYERLPLEEQEQEQEQEQEQDQMQPPTSQGGGPFPDPSSGLPFFNLPLNMQNQIQLPF; via the coding sequence ATGGCTGGTTTGGATTTAGGCAATCGCTATATTCACCAACTTCAAAGACATGATTTCAACCTTCATCACCCGCACCACCACCCTGATTCTCAATCTCACCATGAAGACGAATCAGATCAGCCGTTGGATTTTGTCTCCGCCGCCCCCGCCGCCACTGACATGGCGGTCTCTCGCCGTCCCCGTGGCCGTCCAGCTGGCTCCAAAAACAAACCCAAGCCCCCGGTTATCATTACCCGGGAAAGCGCCAATACCCTAAGGGCTCATATTTTTGAAGTTGGAAGCGGCTGTGATGTCTTTGATAGCATCGCTATCTACGCCCGCCGCCGCCAGCGAGGGATATGCATCTTGAATGCCAACGGAATGGTAACTAATCTCAACTTACGCCAACCGACCGGCACCGGCGCTGTCTTAAACCTACAAGGGAGGTTCGAGATATTATCGCTTACCGGATCTTTCCTCCCGCCGCCTGCTCCTCCCGGCGCTACTAGTTTGACTATATATTTAGCGGGTGGTCAAGGGCAAGTCGTCGGTGGGAATGTTGTCGGAGAGTTGGTGGCTGCCGGGCCAGTAACTGTCATCGTCGCATCGTTCGCGAATGTAGCATACGAGAGACTCCCACTCgaggaacaagaacaagaacaagaacaagaacaagaacaagatcagATGCAGCCACCAACGTCGCAGGGTGGCGGCCCGTTTCCAGATCCATCTTCAGGgcttcctttcttcaatttgcCTCTAAATATGCAGAACCAAATTCAGCTACCATTCTAA